Genomic window (Streptosporangium brasiliense):
TCGCGGGCCTGCGCGTGGCCGACGACTACGTGACCAAGCCGTTCAGCCTGGAGGAGGTGCTCGCCCGGATCCGGGCCGTGCTCCGCCGTACGAGGGGGGATCTCGACCTCCCCTCCCGCCTCCAGGTCGGCGACCTGGAGCTGGACGAGGAGGCGCACCAGGTGTGGCGGTCGGGCACTCCGGTACGGCTGTCGCCCACCGAGTTCAAGCTGCTGCACTATTTCATGGTCAACACCGGCCGGGTCCTGTCCAAGGCGCAGATCCTGGACCACGTCTGGAACTACGACTTCGGGGGCGACGCCGGAGTGGTGGAGTCCTACGTCTCCTACCTCCGCCGGAAGGTCGACGTGAC
Coding sequences:
- a CDS encoding response regulator transcription factor; amino-acid sequence: MVVLERVEARLLVVDDEPNIRELLSASLRRSGFEVVTAADGREAVHFAERIRPDLVVLDVMLPDMDGFAVAGRLREMGGQVPVVFLTARDATDDKVAGLRVADDYVTKPFSLEEVLARIRAVLRRTRGDLDLPSRLQVGDLELDEEAHQVWRSGTPVRLSPTEFKLLHYFMVNTGRVLSKAQILDHVWNYDFGGDAGVVESYVSYLRRKVDVTEPRLIHTLRGVGYVLRLPRGD